Genomic DNA from uncultured Vibrio sp.:
CACAGCGATAGTTAAACGGCTGGTACAGACTAAACGATTACGCTCATCGGTAATATTGATCTGCCAAACCTGAGTTGATACGCCCAAGTGCAACGGCGTAGCGGTACCGATAACGTAACCACTGCGCATCGCTCTGACATGGTTAGCGTTGATATCCAAACCAACGCAGTAGCTCCCTTCGCTCACACAGAAGTTTGCAGCGACAGACCCGAGCGTTTCCGCAAGTACTACAGAGGCACCGCCATGCAACAACCCGAGTGGTTGATGGGTAATGCTACTCACCGGCATGGTTGCGCTAATGGAATTCTCTGTGAAATCGGTATATTCAATTTGTAGATGCTCCATCATGGTGTTTTTTGACGTTGCATTAAGTATCTCTACACTGATTGGCTTTTTCCAAATGCTCATTTTTTGCTCTTATATTTAAATGTTGCTAATTATGGATTAGGGATGAGGTAGCATAGTCGGTATCGAGCCTAAACTTCAAGATATTCTCCAAGTGCCAGATGCACTTTTATCAGCGATAATTACGTATATACTGTTGAACGAAATAGAAATTAATACGTGGAACCAAATATGAAGGTATGGATTAAAGCTTCTGCTCTTTTAGCCATCGCAGGTTTAACAGCTTGTAGTGCATCGCCTACTGGTCGTAACCAACTTTTAATGTTTTCTGATCAAGAGATGTCCTCTCTCGGGGCGAGATCTTTCGACCAAATGAAGAAAGATATTCCAATCAGTAAAGATAAAAAGGTGAAT
This window encodes:
- a CDS encoding hotdog fold thioesterase, with protein sequence MSIWKKPISVEILNATSKNTMMEHLQIEYTDFTENSISATMPVSSITHQPLGLLHGGASVVLAETLGSVAANFCVSEGSYCVGLDINANHVRAMRSGYVIGTATPLHLGVSTQVWQINITDERNRLVCTSRLTIAVKQQKSK